From Dreissena polymorpha isolate Duluth1 chromosome 15, UMN_Dpol_1.0, whole genome shotgun sequence, a single genomic window includes:
- the LOC127859760 gene encoding zinc finger MYM-type protein 1-like, with amino-acid sequence MFKMSIPNQPRNFAFPKRTFGKKKPEQRSFQSCWFDSFTWLHYDESRDLAFCHLCMAAKKLGKIGNTKVDGSFISDGFSKWKAGTEKFRKHEKSECHKEAVERLVTLPATTRDVGEMLSAGHAKEKADNRKQLLQILRSIRFLARQGIALRGHDDDEGNFMQLLQHHGETDSSILAWLERKRDKFVAPDIQNEILQLMALRILRKVASDIKTNEFYTIMADETTDKSNREQVVVVFRHVDEDLNVHEDFVGFHQVNSIDATTLTSVIEDTLLRMNLSLSQCRGQCYDGASNMTGAKRGVATNILAKEERAVFTHCYGHALNLAVGDCVRQCKLLRDTMDTVHEVSKLIKYSPKRDSTLQTLKEEMSPDTPGFRVLCPTRWTVRAASLCSVLDNYTVLQTLWDTCYEQTKDSEIRSRIVGVRSQMESFDLFFGVHLGYIILRHTDNLSRTLQQKDMSASEGQAVASMTVETLTSKRSDDAYDKFWVDVNSQLDDVDVGEPVVPRRRKMPKRYDVGTGAHEYPATARDRYRQVYFEAFDLVIACIKDRFDQPGYKTYRSLQDLLVCCACGGDYATHLRSVMDFYRDDFNEQALTTQLETYQVAVRDKKVKTITDIVTFFRDLSPESRLFFSEVMRVLRHVLVMPATNATSERSFSGLRRLKTYLRTSMTQERLTHLMTLHVHRCTTDAMDLLDVANEFVSVNESRLTIFGKFS; translated from the exons atgttcaaaatgagtattcctaatcagcctcgaaattttgcgtttcctaagcgtacattcgggaagaaaaagccagaacagcgttcattccaatcttgttggtttgattccttcacatggctccactacgatgag agccgggaccttgcgttctGCCACCTCTGCATGGCGGCCAAGAAGTTGGGCAAGATCGGCAACACGAAGGTGGACGGCAGCTTCATCAGTGATGGCTTCTCCAAATGGAAAGCGGGTACCGAGAAGTTCCGGAAGCACGAAAAAAGCGAGTGCCACAAGGAGGCGGTCGAGCGACTGGTGACGCTTCCCGCCACGACGCGTGACGTGGGGGAGATGCTGTCAGCGGGGCACGCTAAGGAGAAGGCCGACAACCGGAAGCAGCTGCTGCAAATCCTACGCAGCATACGGTTCCTCGCACGCCAGGGCATCGCGCTACGTGGGCACGACGACGATGAGGGGAACTTCATGCAGCTGCTACAACACCACGGGGAGACGGACAGCTCTATTCTCGCGTGGCTGGAACGGAAGCGGGACAAGTTCGTCGCCCCTGATATCCAGAATGAAATACTCCAGCTCATGGCACTGCGCATCCTCCGTAAAGTGGCCAGCGACATCAAGACAAACGAGTTCTACACAATCATGGCTGACGAGACAACAGACAAGTCCAACCGAGAACAAGTGGTGGTAGTCTTCAGACACGTGGACGAGGACTTAAATGTGCACGAGGACTTTGTTGGGTTTCACCAAGTAAATTCCATTGACGCCACTACACTGACGTCGGTCATAGAAGACACTCTTCTAAGAATGAACCTATCCTTGAGCCAGTGCAGAGGGCAGTGTTATGACGGGGCCAGCAACATGACCGGAGCGAAGCGTGGTGTGGCGACCAACATCTTAGCAAAGGAGGAGCGAGCTGTGTTCACGCACTGCTACGGACATGCACTCAATCTGGCCGTTGGGGACTGTGTACGTCAGTGCAAGCTCTTGCGCGACACCATGGATACAGTGCATGAAGTCTCCAAACTGATTAAGTATTCACCAAAGAGGGACAGTACCTTACAGACCCTGAAGGAGGAGATGAGCCCCGATACCCCTGGTTTCCGTGTACTGTGCCCCACGAGATGGACAGTGCGTGCAGCAAGCCTGTGTAGTGTCTTAGACAACTACACTGTGTTACAGACCTTGTGGGACACCTGCTACGAGCAGACCAAAGACTCGGAGATCCGTTCCAGGATAGTAGGCGTGCGGTCCCAGATGGAGAGCTTCGACCTCTTCTTTGGTGTCCATCTGGGTTACATCATCCTGCGACATACAGACAACTTGAGCCGCACCCTACAACAGAAGGACATGTCCGCATCAGAGGGTCAGGCAGTTGCTTCAATGACGGTGGAAACATTGACCAGCAAGCGCTCCGACGATGCCTACGACAAGTTTTGGGTTGACGTCAACAGCCAGCTCGATGACGTCGACGTAGGAGAGCCAGTGGTTCCCAGGCGACGCAAGATGCCGAAACGCTATGACGTTGGAACCGGGGCCCACGAGTATCCAGCCACAGCACGTGATCGGTACCGCCAGGTCTACTTTGAAGCATTCGATTTGGTGATCGCGTGTATCAAGGACAGATTCGATCAGCCAGGCTACAAAACCTACAGATCCCTCCAAGACCTTCTGGTGTGCTGCGCCTGTGGTGGTGACTACGCCACTCATCTGCGGAGCGTGATGGACTTCTACAGGGACGACTTCAACGAGCAGGCGCTCACCACTCAGCTGGAGACGTACCAGGTCGCCGTACGGGACAAGAAGGTCAAGACCATCACGGACATTGTCACGTTCTTCCGCGACTTGTCTCCTGAGTCTCGCCTCTTTTTCTCGGAGGTGATGCGCGTCCTCCGCCACGTCCTGGTAATGCCCGCCACCAACGCCACCAGCGAGAGGTCCTTCTCCGGCCTGAGACGCCTGAAGACGTACCTCCGGACGTCTATGACACAGGAGAGACTCACCCACCTCATGACGCTCCACGTGCACAGGTGTACTACCGACGCAATGGACTTGTTAGATGTTGCCAATGAGTTCGTCAGTGTGAATGAATCACGGTTAACTATCTTCGGGAAGTTTTCATAG